In Raphanus sativus cultivar WK10039 unplaced genomic scaffold, ASM80110v3 Scaffold0248, whole genome shotgun sequence, the following proteins share a genomic window:
- the LOC130501654 gene encoding uncharacterized protein LOC130501654: MDAYDSSKIYKERTKAFHDKNILRREFKDGDQALLYNSKLKLFPGKLKSRWTGPYKIKKVRPYGAVVLWDKKGMEFVVIGQRIKQYMARIPKEDGTLTPLSDPSIT; encoded by the coding sequence ATGGATGCTTATGATAGCTCAAAGATCTACAAGGAGAGGACTAAGGCTTTTCATGACAAGAATATCTTGAGGAGAGAGTTCAAAGATGGAGATCAAGCGCTACTCTACAACTCTAAGCTGAAATTGTTTCCCGGGAAGCTCAAGTCTAGATGGACGGGACCTTACAAGATTAAAAAAGTGAGGCCATATGGAGCTGTTGTGCTATGGGACAAGAAGGGAATGGAATTTGTTGTTATCGGTCAAAGAATCAAGCAATACATGGCCAGAATACCAAAGGAGGATGGGACATTAACCCCACTCTCTGATCCTTCCATTACATAA